The genomic segment GGCTGAAGAGCGGGTTGCCGACCCGCAAGTGAACCGCCACGGTGCCGCCCATATAGGCGGTCAGCAGGATCGCACCGAGCACGGCCGTTCGCGGCAAGGCGTAGAGCGCGGTGCAGGCCAGCGCCACCACGCCCAGCGCGCGCGCCAGATCGGCCGACGGGAGATAGCCGAGCTCGGCGGTCGCCTTGATCACGACGTCCAACGGGACGAGCTTCATCCCGGCATCAAACAGCATGAAGGCAATCACGAGCCCGCTCATGACGCAGCCGGCCACATGTCTCGACTTGTACATTGTCATCACCTACGACGCCTTCCCCTTGAGAAGCGCGACGATGGCCATCGCATGGCCGTGGCCAAGGCCGAACTCGTCCTTGAGCGCGGCCACGATGGCACCCGCTTTCACGCCGGCCGCCAGTCCCGTCCCGGTCGAAAAACCCCGGTCCTTGCCCCATTTGCGAAATTGGTCCGGGCTCTTGCCGGTCTTGGCCTGAATATTGTCGAGATAGGCCTTAAAACTCACCGCAGCGCTCCTCCGATGTTCGCTCCACCAGCGAGGCCGGAGCGATCCAGAGATATTGCGGTCAGGAAGTAGTCGTCTTGTACGAAAACGACAATTGCGGCCGTTCGCGCGAGAGGCGCGCAGGCGTCATGCCGATCAGTTGCCTGACCGCGCGGGTGAGATGGGCTTGATCGAAATAGCCGGCGCCCGATGTCGCGTCGAGAACGGAGCTGCCGCTCACCAGCAAGGCCGCGGCGTGACGCGCTCGCTGGATCTGTTGATGGCTGCTGAACGTCATGCCCGTAACGCGGCGAAAGTGGCGCTGAACCGAACGCCGGCTCATCCAGTCGACGTCGCCCTCGATCGCCGCATCGGTCGCGTGGCTGCGTGCGATGACACCCGCGCGGGCCATGCGAGCGACGAGACTTTCCGCATCGTCGTAGCCTGGAATGTCCCAGCTCAGACCAGAAAACAGAAAACGGCCGCTGGGCAGCACCGGCAGCTGCATGTTTTGATGGTCGATCAGTGCGCTGGTCGGTATCTGCGGCAGGTAGGTTCCCAGCCGAAACCGTATCGCGAGCCATTCGCCATTCGCGGGACATTCGACGAGTGTCCCGCGGGTGACCGGCCCTCGGAGCGTCACCGCCAGAAGCTCCGGGAGCCTGGTGACCACAAGCTCGATATTTCCCTCGGCCATCGACAGGAACGAGCCGCCACGCCGGCTCCGGCTGCGCCATACCCGCTCGACGTAAGGCGAGTCCGACGCGCGATGGTCGAACTCTATGAGCACGGAAGCACCGCAAATGCCCAGATCATCGTTCCTCGCCGTAGCTCCCGAGCCGCCCGATATCGAGGATGGTGACCCCGCCATATTCCAGCCGCAGCAGCCCCTCTTTCTCCAGCCGGTTCAGCGCGCGATTGGCGTTCTGGCGGGACATGCCGGACAGCGCGCCAATCTCCTCCTGGGTGATCTCCAGATGCGCGGTCGATTCGGGATAGAGAATCGGGTTGAACAGGGATGCGATGCTGCGGGCGAGGCGCGCGGTGGCATCGAGTGTGCGGTTAACCTCGAGCATGCCGATGAACTGGCCGAGCCGCTCGTTGAGCTGGCGCACCAGGAAGCGGTTGAAGCCGACGCTGTTCTCGAACAGCCACATGAAGGCGCTGCGTTCCATCAGGGCGACGCGGCTGTCGCGCAGCGCGACCACGTCGTAGCGGCGCGGCTCGTTCTTGAGCACGCTGCCCTCGCCGAACCAGGCCCCTGCCGTCAGCCCGGCAAGGCTGGTCTCCTTGCCGTCGCGCGAGACCCCGCCCATCCGGGCAAGGCCGCTCACCATGCCGGCCCAATAGGCAAAAATATCACCGCGCATGAACACGCTCTCGCCGGTGCCGTAGGACCGCTCGGTGATTCCGGCACGCGCGACCTCGATCTCGGCTTGTGTGAGCTCGCGCGACCAGGCGGCAACGCGCTTCAGATGATCCTCTGAAATCATGATCTCGAAGCCAGCCGCACCGTTCTGTCACTCCATGCTTCTGTTGCACTGCAACAGAGTCGCTTCGGCCACCCATCCGACGAAAGATGAAGAGCCGCTCGGCCCGACAAACTTTGTCGCAGAATTGTCAGGTCGGAGACATTTCAAAATAGCGCTTTCCCCTATTGAGGACCACCTCGGGCGATGCGGCTTTTGATCCCTCACGGGAACGAAGGTGCGCCGGTCCGGTCGAGACCAATAGCTGCATGGTCTGGCCGGCACGACCGTACTAGGATCGCCTGACAGGAACGGACAAGAGCGCCAATAAAGCGCCATCACCGGGAGGGATTCGTTTGGTGGCTACCAGTCTCGAAGTGCGCGGCGTGTCCTTGCGATTCGGCGGCGTCCGTGCGCTGACCGATGTCAGCTTCGCCATCAGGGAAGGCGAGCTGTTCTCGATCATCGGCCCCAACGGCGCCGGCAAGACCTCGATCGTGAACTGTATTTCCGGCCGCTACAAGCCGACCGAAGGCCAGCTGTTCTATCAGGACCGCGACATCACCGGCCTGACGCCGAATGCCCGCGCCTCGCTCGGCATCGGCCGCACCTTTCAGAATCTCGCGCTGTTCCACCACATGAGCGTGCTCGACAACATCATGGTCGGCCGCCATCACCTCCTGAAGAACAATTTCCTCACGGGCTCGCTGTACTGGCTCACCGGCGCGCGCAAGGAGGAGCTCGAGCACCGCCGCAAGGTGGAAGAGATCATCGACTTCCTCGATCTGCAGTCGGTGCGCAAGGCCACGGCCGGCACCCTCTCCTACGGCCTGCGTAAGCGCGTGGAGCTCGCCCGCGCCATGGCGCTGGAGCCGCGCCTGATCCTCCTCGACGAGCCGATGGCCGGCATGAATTTCGAGGAGAAGGAGGACATGGCCCGCTACATCGTCGATCTCAACGAGGAGTTCGGGATGACGGTGGTGATGATCGAGCACGACATGGGCGTGGTGATGGACATCTCCCACCGCGTCATGGTGCTGGATTTCGGCAAGAAGATCGCCGAGGGCGATCCGGCGACCGTGCTCGCCGATCCCCACGTCAGGCGCGCCTATCTCGGCGAAGAGGACGAGGTGCTGGTCGATCCCGATGATGCCTCTCCGGCGCAGGAGAGCGCGGCATGATGGATTATGCGGGCCGCGTCGCGCAGGCCGACACCTATCCGAAGTTGCTCCGGCTCAATGCCAGGGAGCACCGCAACGAGATCGCAATGCGCGAGAAGGATCTCGGGCTCTGGCGTATCTTCACCTGGAGCGACTATCAGGCCCGCGTGCGCGATTTCGCGCTCGGTCTCGTCGAGCTCGGCCTTGGTCGCGGCGATGTCATCGGCATCATCGGCGACAACCGGCCGGACTGGGTCGCGGCAGAAGTCGCAACGCATGCCATTGGCGGCCTCAGCCTGGGGCTCTATCGCGACGTGCTGGACGAGGAGGCTTCCTATCTCCTCACCTATGGCGAGGCGCAGCTGGTCTTCGCCGAGGACGAGGAGCAGGTCGACAAGCTGCTTACCCTCGCCGAACGCGTGCCGAAGCTGAAGCACATCATCTATTCCGATCCGCGCGGAATGCGGAAATACGACGACCCGCGCCTGATGTCGGCGGCGAAGTTCGCCGAGCTCGGCCGCGCCCGCGCCGCACGCGAGCCGGAGCTTTACGACAGACTGGTCGACGCCACCAAGGGCGAGGACGTCGCGATCCTCTGCACCACCTCAGGCACCACCTCGCATCCGAAGCTCGCGATGCTCGCCGCCGGCCGCGTGCTCGGCCATTGCGCGACCTATCTCGCCTTCGACCCCAAGGGCCCCGACGACGAATATGTCTCGGTGCTGCCGCTGCCCTGGATCATGGAACAGGTCTACGTGCTCGGCAAAGGTCTGCTCTGCCGGATGAAGATCAACTTCGTCGAAGAGCCCGACACGATGATGAACGATCTGCGCGAGATCGCACCGACCTTCGTGCTGTTCGCTCCCCGCGTCTGGGAATCCATCGCCGCCGATGTCCGCGCCAAGGTGATGGACGCAACGCCCTTCAAGCAGCGCCTTTTCGATGTCGGCATGAAGAGCGGCCTTGCCGCGCTCGAACAGGGCAAGCGCTCCGGCTTTGCCGACGCGATCCTGTTTCGCGCGCTGCGCGACCGGCTCGGCTTCACCCGGCTGCGCTCGGCCGCGACCGGCGGCGCGGCGCTCGGCCCCGACACCTTCAAGTTCTTCCAGGCCATGGGCGTGCCGTTGCGCACGCTCTACGGCCAGACCGAGCTGCTCGGGGCCTATACGCTGCACCCCGAGGGCAAGGTCGACCCTGATACCACCGGCGTGCCGATGGCCGACAGCGTCGAGATCCGCATCGACAATGCCGACGTCCACGGCGTCGGCGAGATCGTCGTCCGGCACCCCAACATGTTCCTCGGCTACTACAAGAATCCCGAGGCCAGCGTCGCCGACATCAAGGACGGCTGGATGTGCTCGGGCGATGCCGGCTATTTCAACGCCAACAACCAGCTCGTCGTGATCGACCGCATCAAGGATCTCGCCGAGACTTCCCGCGGCGAGCGCTTCTCGCCGCAATTCATCGAGAACAAGCTGAAATTCTCGCCCTATATCGCCGAAGCCGTGGTGCTTGGTGCCGGCCGCGAGGCGCTCGCGGCCATGATCTGCATCCGCTACTCCATCATTTCGAAATGGGCGGAGAAGAACCGCCTCTCCTTCACGACCTACAGCGATCTCGCCTCACGGCCGGAGGTCTATGCGCTGCTGCAGAAAGAGGTCGAGACCGTCAACGCCACGCTGCCGCCGGCGCAGCGCATCTCGCGCTTCCTGCTGCTCTATAAGGAGTTAGATGCCGACGACGGCGAGCTCACCCGGACGCGAAAGGTGCGACGCGGCGTCATCAACGAGAAATACGCCGGCATCATCGATGCCATCTACCGCGGCGATGCCAACATCCCCGTCGACACCGTGATCCGCTTCCAGGACGGCACCACGCAGCGCGTGCGAACGACGCTCCGCGTGGTGGACCTCGGCGGGCACGGGCACATGGCGGAGGCTGCGGAGTGACACAGGTGATCGTCACGCGGGGCGCCGCCCTTCGCCTCTCCCCGCTTGCGGCACGGCTATCCCGTATGCACTCCGTCATTGCGAGCGCAGCGAAGCAATCCAGACTGTCTCCGCGGAAAGATACTGGATTGCTTCGCTGCGCTCGCAATGACGATGCGGGTGCAGCAGGAGACCATAAATGAACACCGCCTTCCTCATCCAGCTCCTGGTCAACGGCCTCGTGGTCGGCACGCTCTATGGCGTGGTCGCGATGTCGTTCGTGCTGATCTACAAGGCGACGCAGGTCGTCAACTTCGCGCAAGGCGAGCTGCTGCTGGTCGGCGCCTGGGTGTGCTGGGCCTTGCTCGCGAAATACCAGGTGCCGTTCTGGATCGGCATGCCGATCACGCTGGTGTTCATGTTCGTGTTCGGCATCGCGGTGCAGGTCCTGATCCTGCGGCCGATGATCGGCGAGCCCATCATTTCGGTGATCATGGTGACGATCGGCCTCTCCACCGTGCTGCAGGCGACGCTGAAATGGATGTTCGGCGTCAATCCGCAGCCGTTCCCGCGCGTGTTCGAGAGCCAGTCGGTCAGCCTGCTCGGGCTGCAGATCCAGACCGTCTATGTCATGAGCCTCGTCGTGTCGGTCGCCATGATGATCGGCATGGCCTGGTTCTTCCGCGCTTCGAAGTACGGCCTTGCGATGCGCGCCACCGCGTTCAACCAGCAGGTCGCGCAGTCGCTCGGCATTTCCGTCAAGAGCGTGTTCGCGATGGCCTGGGCGATCTCGGCGACGGTGTCGGCCGTCGCCGGCGTCGTCGTCGCCGTGGTCAATGGCGTGTCCTCGGGTCTCGCCGCCTATGGCATCAAGGTGTTCCCGGCGGCGATCCTCGGCGGGCTCGATTCCGTCGGCGGCGCCGTGCTCGGCGGCATCATCATCGGGCTGCTGGAGAACGTCGCCCAATATGTCGACAGCGAGTATCTGCACTGGGGCAATCTCTATGAGATCGCGCCGTTCTACGTCCTCATCATCGTGCTGATGATCAAGCCCTACGGCCTGTTCGGCACCCACGACATCGAGCGGATCTGATCCATGGCCGGCCCTGCCCTCATCCCCGCTGGTGATTTCCGCACCACTTACGCCGCGGACACCACGATCTTCCCGACCACCACCAGCCGCAACTTCGCGATAGCAGGCGTCGCGCTGCTCTGCCTCGCGCCGCAATTCTTCAGCGGCTACTGGCTCAGCATTTTGATCCAGATCGGCATCTTCTCGATCGCGGCGCTCGGCCTCAATATCCTGGTCGGCTTCACCGGCCAGATCTCGATCGGACACGCCGCCTTCTTCCTGCTCGGCGCCTTCACCTCGGCCTACATCTCCAACAACGCGCCGATCCCGGTGTTCTTCGCGATCCCGCTCGCGGGGCTCGTGACGGCGCTGGTCGGACTGATCTTCGGCATCCCCGCCGCGCGGCTGAAGGGGCTCTACCTCGTCATCGCGACGCTGGCCGCGCAATATATCCTGCTCGACTTCTTCTCCCGCGCCGAATGGTTCTCGGGCGGCTCGGTGCCGGCGAGCGCCGAGCCGTTCTCGATCTTCGGTTATACGCTGCGGGGCGACCGGCAGTATTTCTACGTCGTGCTCGCCTATGTGCTGTTGAGCTACATCCTCGTCACCAACCTGATGCGCACGCGGGATGGCCGCGCGCTGGTGGCGATCCGCGACCATTATCTGTCCGCGGAGATCATGGGCATCAACCTCACCAAGTACCGCACGCTGTCGTTCGGCCTTGCCGCCTTCTTCGCCGGCATCGCAGGCGCGCTCTATGCGCATTACCAGCTCGTGGTCTCGCAGGAAGGTTTCGGCATCGAGCGCTCGATCCTGTTCCTCGCCATGATCATCATCGGCGGCACCGGCTCGATCATGGGCACGCTGATGGGCACCGCCTTCGTGGTGCTGCTGCCCGAGGCGATGGAGTTCGTCAGCCACTATCTCAAGGGCGGTGCGATCGACAAGGCGCTGTCGCTCAACAATAACATCACCTTCCTGCGCGAGATCGCGATCGGGGTGATCATCATCGCATTCCTGATGTTCGAGCCTGACGGGCTCGCGCATCGCTGGCGGCAGATCAAGGCGTACTGGAAACTCTACCCGTTCTCGCATTGAGCACGGGTAACTTCACTTAAACAATAAACAGGAGGAACCGACCCATGAAGATGAAGTCCCTTTTGAGCACCGCCTCGCTCGCGCTCGCGATTGCCGCATACTCGGCAGGCGCGCAGGCGCAGATCGCGATCGGGCATCTCGCCGATTATTCCGGCGGCACCTCCGACGTCGGCACGCCGTTTGGACAGGCCGTCGCCGACACCTTCGCCTGGGTCAACAAGAACGGCGGCATCGGCGGCAAGCAGGTCAACCTCGACACCAACGATTATGGCTACCAGGTGCCCCGCGCGATCGCGCTCTACAAGAAATGGTCGGCGCCGGACGGCAAGGTCGCCGCGATCATGGGCTGGGGCACCGCCGACACCGAAGCGCTGACCGGCTTCCTCGCCCAGGACAAGATCCCCGACATGTCCGGCTCCTACGCCGCGGCGCTGACCGATCCCGAGGGCGTCAGCGGCAAGGCCAAGCCCGCCCCTTACAATTTCTTCTACGGCCCGAGTTATTCGGACGCCTTGCGCGCGATGCTGATGTGGGCGGCTGAGGACTGGAAGGCCAAGGGCAAGTCCGGCAAGCCCAAATTCGTGCACATGGGTGCCAATCATCCCTATCCGAATGCGCCGAAGGCTGCCGGCGAAGCCATGGCGCAGGAGCTCGGCTTCGAGGTGCTGCCGCCGCTGATATTCGCTCTGACGCCCGGTGACTACAGCGCACAGTGCCTCAGCCTGAAATCCTCGGGCGCCAACTACGCCTATCTCGGCAACACCGCGGCCTCCAACATCTCGGTGATGAAGGCCTGCAAGACCGCCGGCGTGGAGATCCAGTTCCTCGGCAACGTCTGGGGCATGGACGAGAACGCCGCCAAGACCGCGGGCGATGCGGCCAACGGCGTGATCTTCCCGCTGCGTACAGCGGTGAGCTGGGGCGGCGATGCGCCCGGCATGAAGACGCTGATGGAGATCTCGAAGATGTCCGACGCCAGCGGCAAGGTCTATCGTCCCGTGCACTACGTCGCGGCCGTCTGCTCGGCGCTGTACATGAAGGAAGCGCTCGACTGGGCCGCCAAGAACGGCGGCGCCACCGGCGAGAACGTCGCCAAGGGCTTCCACCAGAAGAAGGACTGGGTGCCATCAGGCATGGAGGGCGTCTGCAATCCCTCGACCTGGACCGAGAAGGACCACCGCGGCACGCTGAAGGTGGATCTCTATCGCACCAAGATCTCGGGTGCGACCGATGGCGACCTCAACGATCTCATGGCCAAGGGCACGATCAAGCTCGAGAAGGTCAAGACCGTGGAGCTGCCGCGCAAGCCGGAACTGCTGGGGTGGTGAGCCACGCCGTTCGCCAAACACAACTGTCATCCCCCGCGAAGGCGGGGGATCCAGTACGCCGCGGCTTCGCGATGAATCTCCGGCGCCTCTGGAATACTGGGTCACCCGCCTTCGCGGGTGACGACGGCGGAGAATGAAGACGCATGTCCCAAATCATTGAAGGAACCCGCTCAACTCCCACCGCTGTGGCCCCCGCCGCCCTCCTCGCCGTGCGCAACATCGAGGTCGTCTACGACGACGTCATCCTGGTGCTGCGCGGCCTCAGCCTCGACGTGCCCAAGGGCGCGATCGTGGCCCTGCTCGGGGCCAACGGCGCCGGCAAGTCGACGACGCTCAAGGCGATCTCGGGGCTGCTCAAGACCGAGGACGGCGAAGTCACGCGCGGCGAGATCCTGTTCGAAGGCGAGCGGATCAACGGCATCGATCCCGACAAGATCGTCCGCCGCGGCATCTTCCAGGTGATGGAGGGCCGACGCATCGTCGCCGACATGACGTCGCTCGAGAACCTCAAGCTCGGCGCCTTCACCCGCAGAGACCGCGAGGTCGATGCCGACCTCGACATGGTCTTCAGCTACTTCCCGCGCCTGAAGGAGCGCACCGGCCTTGCCGGTTATCTCTCCGGCGGTGAGCAGCAGATG from the Bradyrhizobium sp. WBAH42 genome contains:
- a CDS encoding helix-turn-helix transcriptional regulator translates to MAEGNIELVVTRLPELLAVTLRGPVTRGTLVECPANGEWLAIRFRLGTYLPQIPTSALIDHQNMQLPVLPSGRFLFSGLSWDIPGYDDAESLVARMARAGVIARSHATDAAIEGDVDWMSRRSVQRHFRRVTGMTFSSHQQIQRARHAAALLVSGSSVLDATSGAGYFDQAHLTRAVRQLIGMTPARLSRERPQLSFSYKTTTS
- a CDS encoding ABC transporter ATP-binding protein, with the translated sequence MATSLEVRGVSLRFGGVRALTDVSFAIREGELFSIIGPNGAGKTSIVNCISGRYKPTEGQLFYQDRDITGLTPNARASLGIGRTFQNLALFHHMSVLDNIMVGRHHLLKNNFLTGSLYWLTGARKEELEHRRKVEEIIDFLDLQSVRKATAGTLSYGLRKRVELARAMALEPRLILLDEPMAGMNFEEKEDMARYIVDLNEEFGMTVVMIEHDMGVVMDISHRVMVLDFGKKIAEGDPATVLADPHVRRAYLGEEDEVLVDPDDASPAQESAA
- a CDS encoding DoxX family protein, yielding MYKSRHVAGCVMSGLVIAFMLFDAGMKLVPLDVVIKATAELGYLPSADLARALGVVALACTALYALPRTAVLGAILLTAYMGGTVAVHLRVGNPLFSHMLFGVYLAVFAWGGLYLRDSRVAALLPLRSPPAKI
- a CDS encoding Crp/Fnr family transcriptional regulator, whose product is MISEDHLKRVAAWSRELTQAEIEVARAGITERSYGTGESVFMRGDIFAYWAGMVSGLARMGGVSRDGKETSLAGLTAGAWFGEGSVLKNEPRRYDVVALRDSRVALMERSAFMWLFENSVGFNRFLVRQLNERLGQFIGMLEVNRTLDATARLARSIASLFNPILYPESTAHLEITQEEIGALSGMSRQNANRALNRLEKEGLLRLEYGGVTILDIGRLGSYGEER
- a CDS encoding ABC transporter ATP-binding protein, whose product is MSQIIEGTRSTPTAVAPAALLAVRNIEVVYDDVILVLRGLSLDVPKGAIVALLGANGAGKSTTLKAISGLLKTEDGEVTRGEILFEGERINGIDPDKIVRRGIFQVMEGRRIVADMTSLENLKLGAFTRRDREVDADLDMVFSYFPRLKERTGLAGYLSGGEQQMLAIGRALMARPKMILMDEPSMGLSPLLVKEVFSIIQKINRDLGVTILLVEQNARAALSVASHGYIMEQGKVVLDGSADELRDNEDVKEFYLGGAGDQRKSFKNLKSFKRRKRWL
- a CDS encoding branched-chain amino acid ABC transporter permease; protein product: MAGPALIPAGDFRTTYAADTTIFPTTTSRNFAIAGVALLCLAPQFFSGYWLSILIQIGIFSIAALGLNILVGFTGQISIGHAAFFLLGAFTSAYISNNAPIPVFFAIPLAGLVTALVGLIFGIPAARLKGLYLVIATLAAQYILLDFFSRAEWFSGGSVPASAEPFSIFGYTLRGDRQYFYVVLAYVLLSYILVTNLMRTRDGRALVAIRDHYLSAEIMGINLTKYRTLSFGLAAFFAGIAGALYAHYQLVVSQEGFGIERSILFLAMIIIGGTGSIMGTLMGTAFVVLLPEAMEFVSHYLKGGAIDKALSLNNNITFLREIAIGVIIIAFLMFEPDGLAHRWRQIKAYWKLYPFSH
- a CDS encoding DUF4287 domain-containing protein, coding for MSFKAYLDNIQAKTGKSPDQFRKWGKDRGFSTGTGLAAGVKAGAIVAALKDEFGLGHGHAMAIVALLKGKAS
- a CDS encoding branched-chain amino acid ABC transporter permease → MNTAFLIQLLVNGLVVGTLYGVVAMSFVLIYKATQVVNFAQGELLLVGAWVCWALLAKYQVPFWIGMPITLVFMFVFGIAVQVLILRPMIGEPIISVIMVTIGLSTVLQATLKWMFGVNPQPFPRVFESQSVSLLGLQIQTVYVMSLVVSVAMMIGMAWFFRASKYGLAMRATAFNQQVAQSLGISVKSVFAMAWAISATVSAVAGVVVAVVNGVSSGLAAYGIKVFPAAILGGLDSVGGAVLGGIIIGLLENVAQYVDSEYLHWGNLYEIAPFYVLIIVLMIKPYGLFGTHDIERI
- a CDS encoding long-chain fatty acid--CoA ligase; translation: MMDYAGRVAQADTYPKLLRLNAREHRNEIAMREKDLGLWRIFTWSDYQARVRDFALGLVELGLGRGDVIGIIGDNRPDWVAAEVATHAIGGLSLGLYRDVLDEEASYLLTYGEAQLVFAEDEEQVDKLLTLAERVPKLKHIIYSDPRGMRKYDDPRLMSAAKFAELGRARAAREPELYDRLVDATKGEDVAILCTTSGTTSHPKLAMLAAGRVLGHCATYLAFDPKGPDDEYVSVLPLPWIMEQVYVLGKGLLCRMKINFVEEPDTMMNDLREIAPTFVLFAPRVWESIAADVRAKVMDATPFKQRLFDVGMKSGLAALEQGKRSGFADAILFRALRDRLGFTRLRSAATGGAALGPDTFKFFQAMGVPLRTLYGQTELLGAYTLHPEGKVDPDTTGVPMADSVEIRIDNADVHGVGEIVVRHPNMFLGYYKNPEASVADIKDGWMCSGDAGYFNANNQLVVIDRIKDLAETSRGERFSPQFIENKLKFSPYIAEAVVLGAGREALAAMICIRYSIISKWAEKNRLSFTTYSDLASRPEVYALLQKEVETVNATLPPAQRISRFLLLYKELDADDGELTRTRKVRRGVINEKYAGIIDAIYRGDANIPVDTVIRFQDGTTQRVRTTLRVVDLGGHGHMAEAAE
- a CDS encoding ABC transporter substrate-binding protein: MKMKSLLSTASLALAIAAYSAGAQAQIAIGHLADYSGGTSDVGTPFGQAVADTFAWVNKNGGIGGKQVNLDTNDYGYQVPRAIALYKKWSAPDGKVAAIMGWGTADTEALTGFLAQDKIPDMSGSYAAALTDPEGVSGKAKPAPYNFFYGPSYSDALRAMLMWAAEDWKAKGKSGKPKFVHMGANHPYPNAPKAAGEAMAQELGFEVLPPLIFALTPGDYSAQCLSLKSSGANYAYLGNTAASNISVMKACKTAGVEIQFLGNVWGMDENAAKTAGDAANGVIFPLRTAVSWGGDAPGMKTLMEISKMSDASGKVYRPVHYVAAVCSALYMKEALDWAAKNGGATGENVAKGFHQKKDWVPSGMEGVCNPSTWTEKDHRGTLKVDLYRTKISGATDGDLNDLMAKGTIKLEKVKTVELPRKPELLGW